A stretch of the Aegilops tauschii subsp. strangulata cultivar AL8/78 chromosome 4, Aet v6.0, whole genome shotgun sequence genome encodes the following:
- the LOC109785672 gene encoding large ribosomal subunit protein uL10c, protein METSFLPTARPLPAFQTLAAAPRCPRPLRRSTIRAAISRGRKEDTVAVVREQLEGCYLLAGIRYEGLTVKQFQGIRDALPESCHLLVAKNTLVGKAIEGTPWEALKPCMKGMNAWLFVHTEEVPVALKPYRAFQKEERVEETNDFIGAVFEGKYYEPGEFKSLETMPSRAEVYSKLLGALNGPATSLVTTLQAPARDVVAVLSAYVRKLEEESGAGAGAA, encoded by the coding sequence ATGGAGACCTCCTTCCTCCCGACCGCGCGGCCCCTCCCCGCGTTCCAAACCCTAGCAGCGGCCCCGCGCTGCCCCCGCCCTCTGCGCCGCTCCACCATCCGCGCTGCCATCTCCCGCGGGCGCAAGGAGGACACGGTCGCCGTGGTCCGCGAGCAGCTGGAGGGGTGCTACCTCCTGGCCGGCATCCGGTACGAGGGCCTGACGGTGAAGCAGTTCCAGGGCATCCGCGACGCGCTGCCGGAGTCGTGCCACCTCCTGGTGGCGAAGAACACGCTGGTGGGGAAGGCCATCGAGGGCACCCCCTGGGAGGCGCTCAAGCCGTGCATGAAGGGCATGAACGCCTGGCTCTTCGTCCACACGGAGGAGGTCCCCGTCGCGCTCAAGCCCTACCGCGCCTTCCAGAAGGAGGAGCGCGTCGAGGAGACCAACGACTTCATCGGGGCGGTGTTCGAGGGCAAGTACTACGAGCCCGGCGAGTTCAAGTCGCTCGAGACCATGCCCAGCCGCGCCGAGGTCTACTCCAAGCTGCTCGGCGCCCTTAATGGGCCGGCCACCTCCCTCGTCACCACGCTGCAGGCGCCAGCCAGGGACGTCGTCGCCGTGCTCTCCGCCTACGTGCGCAAGCTCGAGGAGGAgtccggcgccggcgccggcgccgcctAG